From Mytilus edulis chromosome 8, xbMytEdul2.2, whole genome shotgun sequence, one genomic window encodes:
- the LOC139484429 gene encoding uncharacterized protein has translation MCEQGHIDETTFKYLKPEKSKPGRFYLLPKIHKVNNPGRPIVSANDHPTEKISEFIDFHLRPHVENLPSYIQDTTHYLKKMESLNPLPPETILVSLDVTSLYTNIPHDDGIEACREVWNSRNTLHPPTECLIQLLTLVLKCNNFTFNGEHFLQVNGTAMGTKMAPSYANIFMGKLEQRILNSFLYQPLSWFRFIDDIDMKWDNTEQELDLFIQHANDAHPSIKLTYEISDSKITFLDTTTQVRDGNIY, from the coding sequence ATGTGTGAACAGGGACATATTGATGAAAccacatttaaatatctaaaaccGGAAAAATCAAAGCCGGGGCGTTTCTATCTTCTGCCCAAAATACATAAAGTCAATAATCCAGGTAGACCAATTGTTTCCGCCAATGACCACCCTACAGAGAAAATATCAGAATTTATTGACTTTCATCTCCGACCACACGTAGAAAATTTACCATCatatatacaagacacaacacattatctaaaaaaaatggaatcttTGAACCCTCTCCCACCTGAAACGATCCTTGTCTCGCTTGATGTTACCTCCCTCTATACTAATATCCCCCATGACGATGGTATTGAAGCCTGTAGGGAAGTCTGGAACTCTCGTAACACCTTACATCCACCAACTGAATGTCTCATCCAGCTTCTAACTTTGGTATTAAAATGCAATAACTTCACATTCAATGGTGAACACTTTCTCCAAGTTAATGGAACAGCAATGGGAACAAAGATGGCCCCGTcttatgccaatatttttatggGGAAATTAGAACAGAGAATTCTCAATTCTTTCCTTTATCAACCCCTCTCTTGGTTCCGATTTATTGACGATATTGACATGAAGTGGGATAATACTGAACAAGAACTagatttgtttattcaacatGCCAACGATGCCCATCcctcaataaaattaacatatgaAATCTCTGACTCTAAGATCACATTTCTTGACACTACAACGCAAGTGAGAGATGGAaacatatactag